In Streptomyces sp. NBC_01439, the following are encoded in one genomic region:
- a CDS encoding beta-glucanase: protein MLTQVLSWLRRLTGRSTGTPTDGAAPLSARAPVFTADFRSTTQWVAGRSWAYPNGGPTNTGDNKLDYLVADPSYSRTGTFRATRRPDGKWNAGLLTTEGSDEGFMVRTGDVLESRVRLPSEIGAWPAIWTWLDGGNEIDVFEYHPDNPDLLELSNHVRGGSRYHRDSSIAPGGWIDLKVEFGSRSVVWWVNGTRVFADRRGVGRNWRAYLIVNLSVCAGRYHPAPAPGVSQMSYAVEYLRVHRP from the coding sequence ATGCTCACTCAGGTTCTCTCTTGGCTCCGACGGCTCACAGGACGCTCCACCGGTACCCCTACCGATGGGGCCGCACCGCTGAGCGCCCGGGCCCCGGTCTTCACCGCGGACTTCAGGTCGACCACCCAGTGGGTCGCCGGCCGGTCCTGGGCGTATCCGAACGGTGGCCCCACCAACACCGGTGACAACAAACTCGACTACCTCGTGGCCGATCCCTCCTACAGCCGCACCGGCACCTTCCGGGCGACCCGCCGCCCGGACGGCAAGTGGAACGCGGGTCTGCTGACCACCGAGGGCAGCGACGAGGGGTTCATGGTGCGGACCGGTGACGTACTGGAGTCCCGGGTGCGGCTGCCCTCCGAGATCGGTGCCTGGCCTGCGATCTGGACCTGGCTGGACGGCGGCAACGAGATCGACGTCTTCGAGTACCACCCCGACAATCCCGACCTGCTCGAACTCTCCAACCACGTCAGGGGCGGCTCGCGCTACCACCGGGACTCCTCCATCGCCCCCGGCGGCTGGATCGACCTCAAGGTCGAGTTCGGGTCGCGCTCGGTCGTGTGGTGGGTCAACGGCACCCGGGTCTTCGCCGACCGCCGGGGAGTCGGGCGCAACTGGCGGGCGTACCTCATCGTCAACCTGTCCGTGTGCGCCGGGCGCTACCACCCGGCGCCCGCCCCGGGCGTGTCCCAGATGTCCTACGCGGTGGAGTACCTACGCGTCCACCGCCCCTAG
- a CDS encoding ribonuclease H family protein, whose amino-acid sequence MSDRIIAACDGAAKGNPGPAGWGWVIADAQGRPERWEAGPLGRATNNIGELTALQRLLEAVDPGTPVEVRMDSQYAMKAVTQWLPGWKRNGWKTASGQPVANRELVEAIDRLLADRDVTFQYVPAHREDGDHLNAIADQAASDAAVRQEAAGTALGSTQMPVPAPAAASPARRKAAAPGKRSSARTATGGGGSRAIKAKFPGSCACGKPYAAGDMITKNGSRWGHQACGSLGAVDA is encoded by the coding sequence ATGTCTGATCGCATCATCGCCGCCTGTGACGGAGCGGCCAAAGGTAATCCCGGTCCGGCCGGCTGGGGTTGGGTCATCGCCGACGCCCAAGGGCGCCCGGAGCGTTGGGAGGCCGGCCCGCTGGGACGGGCCACCAACAACATCGGGGAGCTGACCGCCCTCCAGCGGCTGCTGGAGGCAGTGGACCCGGGGACGCCCGTCGAGGTGCGGATGGACTCCCAGTACGCGATGAAGGCCGTGACGCAGTGGCTGCCGGGCTGGAAGCGCAACGGGTGGAAGACCGCCTCCGGCCAGCCCGTCGCCAACCGGGAACTGGTCGAGGCGATCGACCGGCTGCTGGCCGACCGTGACGTCACCTTCCAGTACGTTCCCGCGCACCGCGAGGACGGCGACCACCTGAACGCGATCGCCGACCAGGCCGCCAGCGACGCGGCGGTCAGGCAGGAGGCTGCCGGAACCGCCCTCGGCAGCACGCAGATGCCGGTTCCCGCTCCGGCCGCGGCCTCCCCCGCGCGCCGTAAGGCGGCCGCGCCGGGGAAGCGTTCGTCCGCGCGCACCGCGACGGGCGGCGGCGGATCCCGGGCCATCAAGGCGAAGTTCCCCGGTAGCTGCGCCTGTGGAAAGCCCTACGCGGCAGGCGACATGATCACCAAGAACGGCAGCCGGTGGGGTCACCAGGCCTGCGGTTCGCTAGGGGCGGTGGACGCGTAG